Proteins found in one Litorihabitans aurantiacus genomic segment:
- a CDS encoding acetolactate synthase large subunit, with amino-acid sequence MTRSSGSVPSRGPAAPHRTPAPGRPRLAPTPGPVAVPASPGERMTGAASIVRSLEAAGTEVIFGLPGGTILPTYDPLLDSEKMRHILVRHEQGAGHAASGYAHATGRVGVCMATSGPGATNLVTPLADANMDSVPMVAITGQVGAAMIGTDAFQEADIVGITMPVTKHSFLVTNPDDIPARIAEAFHIASTGRPGPVLVDIAKSAQQAETTFRWPTELDLPGYHPVTKPHLKQVREAARLLATARRPVLYVGGGVIRAGASDALRKLTDLSGAPAVTTLMALGALPDSHPQHLGMPGMHGTVPAVAALQRADLVVALGARFDDRVTGQLSSFAPGATVVHADIDPAEISKNRRADVPIVGDLLEVITDLAVELSSEHAHHGLPDLEAWWTQLDKLRETYPLGWTPTDDGLLAPQHVISRIGEVTGPEATYVAGVGQHQMWAAQFIRYERPRSWINSGGLGTMGYAIPAAMGAKVGEPDRDVWAIDGDGCFQMTNQELATCALEGIGIKVAVVNNSSLGMVRQWQSLFYDGRYSNTELNTGHSSRRIPDFVKLAEAYGCIGLRCENPKDVDETIRRANEIDDVPVVVDFVVSRDAMVWPMVAAGVSNDAIQYARDITPSWDRED; translated from the coding sequence ATGACCAGGAGTTCCGGCTCGGTCCCGTCCCGCGGCCCCGCCGCCCCCCATCGCACGCCGGCCCCCGGCCGACCGCGCCTGGCGCCGACGCCCGGTCCCGTCGCCGTCCCCGCCTCGCCGGGGGAGCGCATGACCGGGGCGGCCAGCATCGTCCGTTCCCTCGAGGCCGCGGGCACCGAGGTCATCTTCGGGCTCCCGGGTGGCACGATCCTGCCGACCTACGACCCGCTGCTCGACTCGGAGAAGATGCGGCACATCCTCGTGCGGCACGAGCAGGGCGCCGGTCACGCGGCCTCCGGCTACGCGCACGCCACCGGCCGCGTCGGGGTGTGCATGGCGACGTCGGGCCCCGGAGCCACGAACCTCGTCACCCCGCTCGCGGACGCGAACATGGACTCCGTGCCGATGGTCGCCATCACGGGTCAGGTCGGCGCCGCGATGATCGGCACCGACGCGTTCCAGGAGGCCGACATCGTCGGCATCACGATGCCGGTCACGAAGCACTCCTTCCTCGTGACGAACCCGGACGACATCCCGGCGCGCATCGCCGAGGCCTTCCACATCGCGAGCACGGGGCGCCCCGGCCCCGTCCTCGTGGACATCGCCAAGAGCGCCCAGCAGGCCGAGACCACCTTCCGGTGGCCCACCGAGCTCGACCTCCCTGGCTACCACCCCGTCACCAAGCCCCACCTCAAGCAGGTGCGCGAGGCCGCCCGGCTGCTCGCGACGGCGCGGCGCCCGGTCCTGTACGTCGGCGGCGGCGTCATCCGTGCGGGCGCGAGCGACGCGCTGCGGAAGCTGACCGACCTGTCGGGCGCGCCCGCCGTCACGACCCTGATGGCCCTCGGTGCGCTCCCGGACTCCCACCCGCAGCACCTGGGGATGCCCGGCATGCACGGGACGGTCCCCGCCGTCGCCGCCCTCCAGCGCGCGGACCTCGTGGTGGCGCTCGGCGCCCGCTTCGACGACCGCGTCACCGGTCAGCTCTCGAGCTTCGCGCCCGGCGCGACCGTCGTGCACGCCGACATCGACCCCGCCGAGATCTCGAAGAACCGCCGCGCCGACGTGCCGATCGTCGGCGACCTGCTCGAGGTCATCACCGACCTCGCCGTCGAGCTCTCCTCCGAGCACGCCCACCACGGCCTGCCCGACCTCGAGGCGTGGTGGACCCAGCTGGACAAGCTGCGCGAGACCTACCCGCTCGGGTGGACGCCGACCGACGACGGGCTGCTCGCCCCCCAGCACGTGATCTCCCGCATCGGCGAGGTCACCGGGCCGGAGGCCACCTACGTGGCCGGCGTCGGCCAGCACCAGATGTGGGCCGCGCAGTTCATCCGCTACGAGCGCCCGCGCTCGTGGATCAACTCCGGCGGCCTCGGCACCATGGGCTACGCCATCCCCGCCGCCATGGGCGCCAAGGTCGGCGAGCCGGACCGCGACGTGTGGGCGATCGACGGCGACGGCTGCTTCCAGATGACCAACCAGGAGCTCGCCACGTGCGCGCTCGAGGGCATCGGCATCAAGGTCGCCGTGGTGAACAACTCCTCGCTCGGCATGGTGCGCCAGTGGCAGTCGCTGTTCTACGACGGCCGCTACTCCAACACCGAGCTGAACACGGGGCACTCCTCGCGCCGCATCCCGGACTTCGTCAAGCTCGCGGAGGCCTACGGCTGCATCGGGCTGCGCTGCGAGAACCCCAAGGACGTCGACGAGACCATCCGGCGGGCGAACGAGATCGACGACGTCCCCGTCGTGGTCGACTTCGTCGTGAGCCGCGACGCGATGGTGTGGCCGATGGTGGCCGCCGGCGTCTCCAACGACGCGATCCAGTACGCGCGGGACATCACCCCGAGCTGGGACCGGGAGGACTGA
- the ilvN gene encoding acetolactate synthase small subunit: MSRHTLSVLVENKPGVLTRVSALFARRAFNIHSLAVGPTEHEDVSRITVVVDVEELPLEQVTKQLNKLINVIKIVELEEKASVQRELLLVKVRADDASRTAVLQVVDLFRAHVVDVSSEAVTIEATGGPEKLSALLTSLGPYGVREIVQSGTVAIGRGSRSMTERALDRVARSA, translated from the coding sequence ATGAGCCGCCACACGCTGTCCGTGCTCGTCGAGAACAAGCCGGGTGTCCTCACCCGCGTCTCGGCGCTCTTCGCGCGCCGCGCGTTCAACATCCACTCCCTGGCCGTCGGCCCGACGGAGCACGAGGACGTCTCGCGCATCACCGTCGTCGTCGACGTCGAGGAGCTGCCGCTGGAGCAGGTGACCAAGCAGCTCAACAAGCTGATCAACGTCATCAAGATCGTCGAGCTCGAGGAGAAGGCCTCGGTGCAGCGCGAGCTGCTCCTGGTCAAGGTCCGGGCCGACGACGCCTCCCGCACGGCCGTCCTGCAGGTCGTCGACCTGTTCCGCGCCCACGTCGTCGACGTCTCGTCCGAGGCCGTCACGATCGAGGCCACCGGCGGTCCGGAGAAGCTCTCCGCGCTGCTGACGTCGCTCGGTCCCTACGGGGTCCGGGAGATCGTGCAGTCCGGTACCGTCGCGATCGGCCGTGGCAGCCGCTCGATGACGGAGCGGGCGCTGGACCGCGTCGCGCGGTCCGCCTGA
- a CDS encoding 3-isopropylmalate dehydrogenase: MTRTLDLAVIAGDGIGPEVVAEGLKVLDAVLAGSDVDVTTTPYELGAARWHATGETLTDEDLAAIAKHEAILLGAVGDPGVPSGVLERGLLLKLRFAFDHFVNLRPSVLYPGVPTPLADPGEVDFVVVREGTEGPYVGNGGAIRVGTPAEVANEVSVNTAYGVERVVRDAFARAQARPRRKLTLVHKHNVLVHAGHLWRRTVEAVATEFPDVTVDYCHVDAATIYLVNDPSRFDVIVTDNLFGDILTDLAAAITGGIGLAASGNVNPTGEFPSMFEPVHGSAPDIAGQQKADPTAAVLSVALLLEHLGLTEQAARIQRAVEGDIAERAGATTTRTTSEIGDALAARVAG, encoded by the coding sequence ATGACTCGCACCCTGGATCTCGCAGTGATCGCCGGCGACGGCATCGGCCCCGAGGTGGTGGCCGAGGGCCTCAAGGTCCTCGACGCCGTGCTGGCCGGCTCCGACGTCGACGTCACCACCACGCCCTACGAGCTGGGCGCGGCGCGCTGGCACGCGACGGGGGAGACCCTCACGGACGAGGACCTGGCCGCGATCGCGAAGCACGAGGCGATCCTGCTCGGCGCGGTCGGCGACCCCGGCGTCCCCAGCGGTGTCCTCGAGCGCGGGCTGCTGCTCAAGCTCCGCTTCGCGTTCGACCACTTCGTCAACCTGCGCCCGTCCGTGCTCTACCCGGGCGTCCCGACGCCGCTCGCCGACCCCGGCGAGGTCGACTTCGTCGTCGTGCGCGAGGGGACCGAGGGGCCCTACGTCGGCAACGGCGGCGCGATCCGCGTCGGCACCCCCGCCGAGGTCGCGAACGAGGTCTCGGTCAACACGGCCTACGGCGTCGAGCGCGTGGTGCGCGACGCGTTCGCCCGCGCCCAGGCCCGCCCGCGCCGCAAGCTCACCCTCGTGCACAAGCACAACGTGCTCGTGCACGCCGGCCACCTGTGGCGGCGCACCGTCGAGGCCGTGGCCACCGAGTTCCCCGACGTCACGGTCGACTACTGCCACGTCGACGCCGCGACGATCTACCTGGTCAACGACCCGTCGCGCTTCGACGTCATCGTCACCGACAACCTCTTCGGCGACATCCTCACCGACCTCGCCGCCGCCATCACGGGTGGCATCGGGCTCGCCGCCTCCGGGAACGTCAACCCGACCGGTGAGTTCCCGTCCATGTTCGAGCCCGTGCACGGCTCCGCGCCCGACATCGCGGGCCAGCAGAAGGCGGACCCGACCGCTGCCGTCCTGTCGGTCGCGCTGCTCCTGGAGCACCTCGGCCTGACCGAGCAGGCGGCGCGGATCCAGCGCGCCGTCGAGGGCGACATCGCCGAGCGCGCGGGTGCCACCACGACGCGCACCACGAGCGAGATCGGCGACGCGCTGGCGGCGCGAGTAGCCGGCTGA
- a CDS encoding ASCH domain-containing protein yields MRAKARIGRLAVYMGTDLAAAVSPPAWSFGDDPRIADELLGHVLSGRKSATSSARAEYGPDEPLPRVGELSILLDGEGRPRALVRTTAVDLARFDEVDEAFAAAEGEDDLSLGSWREQHEIYWRRVLGDDGFDPGMEVVLERFELLDPRVG; encoded by the coding sequence GTGCGCGCCAAGGCACGCATCGGCAGGCTCGCGGTGTACATGGGGACCGACCTCGCCGCCGCGGTGTCGCCGCCGGCGTGGTCCTTCGGCGACGACCCGCGCATCGCCGACGAGCTGCTGGGGCACGTGCTGAGCGGGCGCAAGAGCGCGACGTCGTCGGCGCGCGCGGAGTACGGGCCCGACGAGCCCCTCCCGCGGGTCGGGGAGCTCTCGATCCTGCTCGACGGCGAGGGGCGCCCCCGCGCGCTGGTGCGGACGACCGCCGTCGACCTCGCGCGGTTCGACGAGGTCGACGAGGCGTTCGCGGCGGCCGAGGGCGAGGACGACCTCAGCCTCGGCTCGTGGCGCGAGCAGCACGAGATCTACTGGCGCCGGGTGCTCGGCGACGACGGGTTCGACCCGGGTATGGAGGTCGTGCTCGAGCGGTTCGAGCTGCTCGACCCCCGCGTCGGCTGA
- the ilvC gene encoding ketol-acid reductoisomerase produces MAELFYDDDADLSVIASKKVAVVGYGSQGHAHAQNLRDSGVEVVIALKEGSKSAAKATEDGFEVKTVADATAWADVIMILAPDQHQRLIFADHVAPNLAPGKTLAFAHGFNIRFGYITAPDGVDVVLIAPKAPGHTVRREFVAGRGIPDIVAVEVDATGSAWETALSYAKAIGGTRAGVIKTTFTEETETDLFGEQSVLCGGTSQLVQYGFETLTEAGYQPEIAYFEVLHELKLIVDLMWEGGIAKQRWSISDTAEYGDYVSGPRVISPEVKENMKAVLADIQSGAFAKRFIEDQDAGAPEFAALRAKGEQHPIETTGRELRKMFAWQKSADSDYVDGQVAR; encoded by the coding sequence GTGGCTGAGCTGTTCTACGACGACGACGCCGACCTGTCCGTCATCGCCTCGAAGAAGGTCGCCGTCGTCGGCTACGGCTCGCAGGGGCACGCCCACGCGCAGAACCTGCGCGACTCCGGCGTCGAGGTCGTCATCGCGCTGAAGGAGGGCTCGAAGTCGGCCGCCAAGGCGACCGAGGACGGCTTCGAGGTCAAGACCGTCGCCGACGCGACGGCGTGGGCCGACGTCATCATGATCCTCGCGCCCGACCAGCACCAGCGCTTGATCTTCGCCGACCACGTCGCGCCGAACCTCGCGCCGGGCAAGACGCTCGCGTTCGCGCACGGCTTCAACATCCGCTTCGGCTACATCACGGCGCCCGACGGCGTCGACGTCGTGCTGATCGCGCCGAAGGCGCCCGGTCACACCGTGCGCCGTGAGTTCGTCGCGGGCCGCGGCATCCCGGACATCGTCGCCGTCGAGGTGGACGCGACCGGGTCGGCGTGGGAGACCGCGCTCTCCTACGCGAAGGCGATCGGCGGCACGCGCGCCGGCGTCATCAAGACCACGTTCACCGAGGAGACCGAGACCGACCTGTTCGGCGAGCAGTCCGTGCTCTGCGGCGGCACCTCGCAGCTCGTGCAGTACGGCTTCGAGACGCTGACCGAGGCCGGCTACCAGCCGGAGATCGCCTACTTCGAGGTGCTGCACGAGCTCAAGCTCATCGTGGACCTCATGTGGGAGGGCGGCATCGCCAAGCAGCGCTGGAGCATCTCCGACACCGCCGAGTACGGGGACTACGTCTCCGGCCCGCGCGTCATCTCCCCGGAGGTGAAGGAGAACATGAAGGCGGTGCTCGCCGACATCCAGTCCGGCGCGTTCGCCAAGCGCTTCATCGAGGACCAGGACGCCGGCGCGCCCGAGTTCGCCGCGCTGCGCGCCAAGGGTGAGCAGCACCCGATCGAGACGACCGGCCGCGAGCTGCGCAAGATGTTCGCGTGGCAGAAGTCGGCCGACAGCGACTACGTCGACGGTCAGGTCGCGCGCTGA